From Ruminococcaceae bacterium KH2T8, the proteins below share one genomic window:
- a CDS encoding mannobiose 2-epimerase has product MNKNEFSEHLYNDLISFWASMKDDDCRGYYGYADADGIPDKTSSKGVILQSRILWFFASSYILNKDPKICY; this is encoded by the coding sequence ATGAATAAGAATGAATTCAGTGAACATTTATACAATGATCTCATCTCGTTCTGGGCAAGCATGAAAGATGACGACTGCAGAGGCTATTACGGTTATGCAGATGCTGATGGGATTCCCGATAAGACAAGTTCTAAGGGCGTAATACTTCAAAGTCGTATTCTGTGGTTTTTTGCATCTTCTTACATTCTTAACAAAGATCCGAAGATCTGTTATTGA
- a CDS encoding AraC-type DNA-binding protein has protein sequence MQLFEYIDMLNQPYDIFRTDSVNSPKHWHYYSEIIYIDKGSVNVKCNDREFTLNEGDLCYFYPLQLHEITCSGHNEVCHSVIKFDIHSINIPKAHLSRMFDYFVRRTNDNDYCLIVRNTLSVSEEIKKTVSSIIDEYRTENEFHLMSVQALIQNLLILIARNVNKVILPVAKKHKDEEFSFFHILEYIDTHSNEHLEINKLASMCHMSYSNFAKLFREQYGRSCKEYINYIRLNKAQELLINTEYDLNYIAMETGFYDCSHFIRTYKKWRGITPIRERKKIRE, from the coding sequence ATGCAGTTATTCGAATATATAGATATGCTTAACCAGCCTTATGACATATTCCGGACAGATTCAGTCAATTCACCGAAGCACTGGCATTACTACAGCGAGATAATCTATATCGATAAAGGATCGGTAAATGTAAAGTGCAATGACAGGGAATTCACTCTTAATGAAGGAGATCTGTGCTATTTCTATCCTCTGCAGCTCCATGAGATCACCTGCTCCGGTCACAACGAAGTCTGTCATTCAGTAATTAAATTCGATATCCATTCCATTAATATCCCTAAAGCCCACTTGTCGAGAATGTTCGATTATTTTGTAAGAAGAACGAATGATAATGACTATTGCCTCATTGTGAGGAATACACTTTCTGTTAGTGAAGAGATCAAAAAGACTGTATCATCTATTATCGATGAATATCGAACCGAGAATGAGTTTCATCTTATGAGCGTACAGGCTCTGATCCAGAATCTTCTGATTCTCATCGCAAGAAACGTTAACAAGGTTATTTTACCTGTCGCAAAGAAACACAAGGATGAAGAATTCTCATTTTTCCATATACTCGAATACATCGACACTCACTCCAACGAACATCTGGAAATAAACAAACTGGCTTCTATGTGCCACATGAGCTATTCTAATTTTGCCAAGCTGTTCCGGGAACAATACGGCCGTTCATGCAAAGAATATATAAACTACATCAGGCTTAACAAAGCACAGGAACTGCTGATCAACACTGAATACGATCTTAACTATATAGCCATGGAGACCGGCTTCTACGACTGCAGCCACTTCATCAGAACATATAAGAAATGGCGAGGGATCACACCGATCAGGGAGCGCAAGAAGATCCGGGAATAA
- a CDS encoding EAL domain, c-di-GMP-specific phosphodiesterase class I (or its enzymatically inactive variant) codes for MMKRSTEVFLDGKRHILIADDEFVNREMLENILCDKYDVLKAEDGLIAYDLIRKNRKTLSLILLDLMMPNLSGLELLDRLKEDPDTKNIPVIVLTSDQASEVESLRKGAADFIPKPYPQPDVIKARISRSIELAEDRQTISATERDDLTGLYTCEYFYRYVEQFDKYHPSTEMDAVCFDVNHFHILNERFGTAKVAEILQSIADCLASVFSSSDGVLCKMGEDTFLCYCHHRDDYPKILEKISSGCGIKMRAGIYASCDKNLDIQSRFVRAKIAADKISNAYSVFTSTFDETLLKEELFAEQLLEEFPKALEEKQFQVFFQPKYDIRGDKPVLSSAEALVRWFHPTLGMISPGKFIPLFEGNGLIAQLDEYVWRRTAERIADWKERLGISVPVSVNLSRAEMYDSALVDTFEKITGDTGITPKDIYLEITESAYVSDSNQIVNRVSQLRDHGFFIEMDDFGSGYSSLNMISELPIDALKLDMLFIRNAFDKQNDTRMISIVIDIAEYLGVPVIAEGVETEEQYLALKKLGCAIIQGYYFSKPLPADEFEKLLRS; via the coding sequence ATGATGAAACGCTCTACAGAAGTCTTTCTTGACGGAAAGAGACATATCCTGATAGCTGATGACGAGTTCGTCAACCGCGAGATGCTCGAGAACATCCTGTGCGACAAGTACGATGTCCTCAAAGCCGAAGACGGTCTGATCGCTTATGATCTGATAAGAAAGAACCGCAAAACACTCTCGCTCATATTACTTGACCTCATGATGCCTAATCTCTCAGGTCTTGAGTTGCTCGACAGATTAAAAGAAGATCCCGACACCAAGAACATCCCGGTAATAGTCCTTACTTCAGACCAAGCGTCCGAAGTAGAAAGTCTGCGCAAAGGTGCCGCTGATTTTATCCCGAAGCCTTACCCGCAGCCTGATGTTATAAAGGCACGTATCTCACGCTCCATAGAGCTTGCCGAAGACAGGCAGACGATAAGTGCTACGGAAAGAGACGATCTGACAGGTCTTTATACTTGCGAATATTTCTACCGCTATGTCGAACAGTTCGATAAGTACCATCCTTCTACGGAGATGGACGCTGTCTGCTTCGATGTAAATCACTTCCACATCTTAAACGAACGATTCGGAACGGCTAAAGTTGCTGAGATCTTGCAGAGCATTGCAGACTGCCTTGCATCTGTTTTCTCTTCTTCCGACGGAGTTCTTTGCAAAATGGGTGAAGATACTTTCCTTTGCTACTGTCATCACCGTGATGACTATCCGAAGATCTTAGAGAAGATCTCCTCCGGTTGCGGTATTAAGATGCGTGCAGGTATCTACGCTTCTTGCGATAAGAATCTTGATATCCAGTCACGCTTTGTCCGCGCGAAGATAGCAGCCGACAAGATCAGTAATGCCTATTCCGTCTTTACGAGCACTTTTGACGAGACACTTCTGAAGGAAGAGCTCTTTGCGGAGCAGCTGCTGGAAGAATTCCCCAAGGCACTTGAAGAGAAACAGTTCCAGGTATTCTTTCAGCCTAAGTACGATATCCGAGGCGATAAGCCCGTCTTATCAAGTGCAGAGGCTCTTGTACGCTGGTTCCATCCTACCCTGGGCATGATCTCACCCGGCAAATTCATACCTCTCTTTGAAGGTAACGGTCTCATCGCTCAGCTGGATGAATATGTATGGAGACGAACTGCAGAAAGGATCGCAGATTGGAAAGAACGCCTGGGTATTTCCGTTCCCGTATCAGTCAATCTTTCCCGTGCCGAGATGTACGATTCCGCACTTGTAGATACATTTGAAAAGATCACGGGAGATACGGGCATAACACCCAAAGACATCTACCTCGAGATAACAGAATCCGCATATGTCAGCGATTCCAACCAGATCGTAAACAGAGTCTCACAGCTCAGGGACCACGGCTTCTTCATTGAGATGGACGACTTCGGTTCAGGTTATTCGTCTCTCAACATGATCTCCGAGCTTCCTATCGATGCTCTTAAGCTGGATATGTTGTTTATTCGAAATGCTTTCGATAAGCAGAACGACACCCGCATGATCAGCATCGTAATCGATATCGCAGAATATCTCGGAGTCCCCGTCATCGCAGAAGGCGTCGAGACCGAAGAACAGTATCTGGCTCTTAAGAAGCTCGGCTGTGCCATCATTCAGGGATACTATTTCTCAAAGCCTCTCCCTGCAGATGAATTCGAGAAGCTTCTAAGGAGTTAA
- a CDS encoding beta-mannosidase, whose product MIKMLINNNWTMRRTDSGRRLPATVPGSVYGDLLSNREIEDPFWKDNEIEDLKLMDYDYEYETFFDADERFLYSTQTVIRFEGLDTLADVYLNGEHIITANNMHRIWEKDVKDLLKGKGNTLKVVFHSPTKFIAKAFSEAPTLGTEDCMQGFVHLRKAHYMFGWDWGAHLPDMGIMRDVSLISYNSVRLNSVNFIQHHGNDITLEIIPEFEVLDGSKELTVEYEVTAPEGTVSTYRGQDNMISISPDNRWWPRGYGKQNLYTVTVNIYDGESMLDSMTRRVGIRTITMDRTPDKWGERFCVCVNGINIFAMGADYIPEDHLLGRVTPETTRKLLEKAVFANFNSIRVWGGGYYPDDWFYDLCDEMGIIIWQDFMFACAVYDLTPEFEANIRAEFKDNIIRLRHHASLGLMCGNNEMEQFVKEGVWVTKPSEIEDYTRMYEQILPSMMKELAPQVFYWPASPSSGGGFDEPQDENRGDVHYWDVWHGNKPFSEYRKFHFRYLSEFGFQSFPSVKTIETITDDERDMNIFSYIMERHQRNGSANGKIMNYMQQTYRYPTDFDTLIYASQLLQANAIRYGVEHFRRNRNDDRCMGAVYWQFNDCWPVASWSSVDYEGRLKALHYYARRFFAPVMISCKEEGMLGSSQELVRLPFSFNKSVRFCVSNETLEDKTVQISWQIRDSKASVLKSSEIVRSVPKQTSLWLDKEELPGIDIYNEYVSYQASIGDEVISEGTVIFSLPKYFRFIDPNLRYEVDGNMITIHADSYAGSVEIRNDNDDLILTDNFFDMNAGTKTVEVLSGKITDLRLRSVYDIN is encoded by the coding sequence ATGATCAAGATGCTAATTAACAACAACTGGACAATGCGAAGAACAGATTCCGGCAGGAGACTCCCTGCGACAGTTCCGGGATCTGTTTACGGTGATCTTCTAAGCAACCGTGAGATTGAGGATCCGTTCTGGAAGGACAACGAGATTGAAGATCTCAAGCTGATGGATTATGACTACGAATATGAGACGTTCTTTGATGCGGATGAGAGATTTTTATACAGTACACAGACAGTAATCAGGTTCGAAGGCCTTGATACCCTGGCGGATGTATATCTTAACGGTGAACATATCATTACCGCGAACAATATGCACAGAATATGGGAAAAAGATGTAAAGGATCTTCTTAAGGGTAAGGGAAATACATTAAAAGTTGTTTTCCACTCTCCTACAAAGTTTATCGCCAAGGCGTTCTCCGAGGCGCCTACTCTCGGTACCGAAGACTGTATGCAAGGCTTTGTTCATCTCCGAAAAGCTCACTATATGTTCGGCTGGGACTGGGGAGCTCACCTTCCGGACATGGGCATCATGAGAGATGTATCGCTTATCTCTTACAACTCAGTCAGACTTAATTCCGTTAACTTCATTCAGCATCATGGTAATGATATTACGTTGGAGATAATTCCCGAGTTTGAAGTGTTAGACGGCAGCAAAGAACTGACTGTGGAATATGAAGTTACGGCTCCCGAAGGTACGGTTAGTACATACAGGGGTCAGGATAATATGATATCTATCTCCCCTGATAACCGCTGGTGGCCGAGAGGTTACGGCAAGCAGAATCTGTACACAGTCACGGTCAATATATATGATGGAGAATCAATGCTGGATTCAATGACCAGACGTGTCGGCATAAGAACGATCACCATGGACAGGACTCCTGATAAATGGGGTGAGAGATTCTGCGTATGTGTGAACGGGATTAATATTTTTGCCATGGGTGCTGACTATATTCCCGAGGATCACCTGCTCGGCAGAGTTACCCCCGAGACTACCCGTAAGCTGCTGGAGAAAGCAGTGTTCGCGAACTTCAATTCAATAAGAGTCTGGGGCGGCGGATATTATCCGGATGACTGGTTCTACGACTTATGCGATGAGATGGGGATCATTATCTGGCAGGACTTTATGTTCGCCTGCGCGGTATATGATCTGACGCCTGAATTCGAGGCGAATATCAGAGCCGAGTTTAAGGACAACATCATTAGGCTAAGGCACCATGCATCACTCGGACTTATGTGCGGTAATAACGAGATGGAGCAGTTCGTTAAGGAGGGTGTATGGGTAACTAAACCCAGTGAGATCGAAGATTATACCAGGATGTATGAGCAGATCCTACCCTCGATGATGAAGGAACTGGCTCCGCAGGTATTCTACTGGCCGGCAAGTCCTTCTTCGGGCGGTGGATTTGATGAACCGCAGGATGAGAACAGAGGCGACGTTCACTACTGGGACGTATGGCATGGCAACAAGCCTTTCTCCGAATACAGAAAATTTCATTTCAGGTATCTGTCGGAGTTCGGTTTCCAGTCATTTCCGTCGGTTAAGACCATTGAGACTATTACTGATGATGAACGCGATATGAATATCTTCTCCTATATCATGGAGAGGCATCAGCGCAACGGTTCAGCCAACGGTAAGATAATGAATTACATGCAGCAGACCTACAGATACCCGACGGATTTTGACACGCTGATCTACGCCTCTCAATTACTGCAGGCGAATGCAATACGTTACGGTGTCGAGCACTTCAGAAGAAACCGTAATGATGACAGATGTATGGGTGCGGTCTACTGGCAGTTTAACGATTGCTGGCCCGTCGCTTCATGGTCAAGTGTCGACTACGAAGGACGCCTTAAGGCACTTCATTATTATGCAAGACGTTTCTTTGCTCCGGTAATGATCTCATGCAAAGAAGAAGGAATGCTCGGTAGTTCACAGGAGCTGGTAAGACTGCCTTTCAGCTTTAATAAGTCCGTCAGATTCTGCGTTTCTAATGAGACATTAGAAGACAAGACGGTTCAGATCAGCTGGCAGATCAGAGACAGCAAAGCGAGTGTTCTTAAGTCTTCGGAGATCGTGAGATCAGTCCCTAAGCAAACTTCGCTTTGGCTCGATAAAGAGGAACTGCCCGGGATCGATATCTATAACGAATATGTTAGTTATCAGGCATCGATCGGAGATGAGGTCATCTCAGAAGGAACCGTCATATTCTCTTTGCCGAAGTACTTCAGATTCATAGACCCGAATCTCAGGTACGAGGTAGACGGCAACATGATCACTATACATGCAGACAGTTATGCCGGCAGCGTCGAGATCAGAAACGATAACGATGATCTTATCCTTACCGATAATTTCTTTGACATGAACGCAGGGACAAAGACCGTCGAAGTATTAAGCGGCAAGATAACGGACTTAAGACTCAGAAGTGTATATGACATTAATTAA
- a CDS encoding His Kinase A (phospho-acceptor) domain-containing protein: MRKILIIFVNVLIIAAILGFVVLYSGFESRDSYQIQIEHFQTTTVTMEQVTQNYLEGEQRICDVWARYINNQNMTIEEAVEYIRSSHVLAHTSAHLVFADSLTGLSTRPMQGTDDDYEVSYSRVNILNNMNLDDEIGTSIQITRAYTNPMNGEQSLAFCNRISLYDPESGTNKDAILMRVLPISELEQKWIFPETELVNAELAMIDADGDYIIKGPSFKNSNFFEFYKSYNAKDLESTNQLFETVTSSTGSVSMFNSHGEECILAYTPIDATSGWTLLGYVPANDLNVDKENRLLFGVVSVGLLILFLIDMFYMLNLNKRLQITAREADSANKAKTDFLSTMSHDIRTPMNAIIGLTAIAEKNLGDKESTKESLRKISLAGNHLLTLINDILDISKVESGKLNLSPLTFSIVETVENLVNISQPMIKEKNLEFSFHINKMEKEYLYADQLRLNQIYINILSNAIKYTEPGGSVRVDMSEEDSPKSGCVRLTYVVADTGIGMSPEFVENMYQPFLRQVDSRVNSIEGTGLGLAITKQMVDLMGGTIECQSEQGKGTTFTVVLDIPVADRQRDEMKLDPVNVLIVDDDEITLKTTADTLVSFGASAEQAGSGKEALGKIEQHHKSGKDYDIIIVDWKMPDIDGVETIRRIRSEIGAKIPILLISAYDRSDVEEKAKEAGANGIVNKPLFPSTLYDTINALIGKDPGSIEPEEDYSDLEGMKILVAEDNDINWEIVSAMLSMFGITTERAENGRVCVDMVSAAEEGCYEMILMDVQMPEMNGLDATREIRNMSEPKASIPIIAVTADAFSENVTECLNAGMNGHISKPIDMKLVIKEIRMIREGRR; the protein is encoded by the coding sequence ATGAGGAAGATATTAATAATATTTGTTAATGTGCTCATCATAGCTGCGATCTTAGGATTCGTGGTTCTTTACTCAGGCTTTGAAAGCAGAGATTCATATCAAATACAGATCGAACACTTCCAGACTACAACCGTAACTATGGAGCAGGTGACTCAGAATTACCTGGAAGGAGAGCAGAGGATCTGCGATGTCTGGGCCCGCTATATCAACAATCAGAACATGACTATAGAAGAAGCGGTAGAGTATATCCGCTCATCTCATGTTCTTGCTCATACTTCGGCTCATCTTGTCTTCGCTGACTCGCTGACCGGTCTTTCTACACGTCCGATGCAGGGAACAGACGATGACTATGAAGTATCCTACAGCCGTGTGAATATTTTGAATAACATGAACCTGGACGATGAGATAGGAACTTCCATTCAGATCACCCGTGCATATACCAATCCCATGAACGGTGAGCAATCGCTGGCTTTCTGTAACAGGATCTCATTGTACGATCCTGAGAGCGGAACAAATAAAGATGCGATCCTGATGAGAGTGCTTCCTATCTCGGAGCTTGAGCAGAAATGGATCTTCCCTGAGACCGAGCTGGTGAATGCCGAACTTGCCATGATCGATGCTGACGGAGATTACATCATCAAGGGTCCGAGCTTTAAGAATTCCAACTTCTTCGAATTCTACAAGTCCTATAACGCAAAGGATCTCGAATCCACGAATCAGTTGTTCGAGACTGTTACTTCATCTACGGGCTCTGTCTCTATGTTTAATTCCCATGGCGAAGAGTGCATACTTGCATATACTCCTATCGATGCGACTTCCGGATGGACATTGTTAGGTTATGTACCCGCAAATGATCTCAATGTAGATAAAGAGAACAGACTCTTGTTCGGCGTAGTATCTGTTGGCTTGCTTATCCTGTTCCTCATCGACATGTTCTATATGCTTAACCTCAATAAGAGGCTTCAGATCACTGCACGAGAAGCTGATTCCGCCAATAAGGCAAAGACTGATTTCCTTTCTACAATGTCTCACGACATCAGAACTCCCATGAATGCGATCATCGGACTTACGGCTATTGCAGAGAAGAATCTCGGGGATAAAGAATCTACCAAGGAAAGCCTTCGTAAGATCAGTCTTGCGGGTAATCACCTCCTGACGCTCATAAACGATATCCTGGATATATCTAAGGTTGAAAGCGGTAAGCTGAACCTTAGTCCTCTTACGTTCTCGATAGTTGAAACGGTTGAGAATCTCGTTAATATCTCGCAACCTATGATCAAGGAAAAGAATCTGGAATTCAGTTTCCATATCAACAAGATGGAAAAAGAATATCTCTATGCGGATCAGCTCCGTCTGAACCAGATCTATATCAATATCCTCTCTAATGCCATCAAGTACACGGAGCCCGGCGGAAGTGTCCGTGTCGATATGAGCGAAGAAGACAGTCCCAAGTCAGGATGCGTAAGGCTCACATATGTGGTAGCAGATACAGGTATCGGCATGAGTCCTGAATTCGTCGAGAATATGTATCAGCCGTTCTTACGTCAGGTAGACAGCCGTGTTAACAGCATTGAGGGAACAGGTCTTGGTCTCGCTATTACAAAGCAGATGGTCGATCTGATGGGCGGTACGATCGAATGCCAAAGCGAGCAGGGTAAGGGAACAACATTCACTGTTGTATTGGATATACCTGTAGCCGATAGGCAACGTGATGAGATGAAGCTTGATCCCGTTAATGTCTTGATCGTTGACGACGATGAGATCACGCTTAAGACGACGGCAGATACATTGGTATCTTTTGGAGCTTCTGCCGAGCAGGCAGGAAGCGGTAAGGAAGCTCTCGGTAAGATCGAACAGCATCATAAATCCGGAAAGGATTACGACATCATCATCGTTGACTGGAAGATGCCTGATATCGACGGCGTTGAGACTATCCGCAGGATACGTTCGGAGATAGGTGCAAAGATACCGATCTTACTTATCTCGGCTTATGACAGATCGGATGTTGAGGAGAAAGCAAAAGAAGCAGGTGCTAACGGTATCGTCAACAAACCTCTTTTCCCCTCGACACTCTACGACACGATCAATGCTCTTATCGGAAAAGATCCGGGATCCATTGAACCTGAAGAGGATTATTCCGATCTTGAAGGCATGAAGATCCTTGTAGCTGAAGATAACGATATTAACTGGGAGATCGTTTCCGCCATGCTCTCGATGTTCGGTATCACTACAGAACGTGCGGAGAACGGGCGAGTCTGTGTGGATATGGTGAGTGCAGCGGAGGAAGGCTGCTACGAGATGATCCTGATGGATGTACAGATGCCTGAGATGAACGGTCTTGATGCAACAAGGGAGATACGAAATATGTCTGAGCCCAAGGCTTCCATTCCCATCATTGCGGTTACGGCGGATGCATTCTCCGAGAATGTTACGGAATGTCTTAACGCAGGAATGAACGGACATATTTCCAAGCCTATCGATATGAAACTCGTCATTAAGGAGATACGAATGATAAGAGAAGGAAGGAGATAA
- a CDS encoding Hpt domain-containing protein, with product MLTIDSLKAFGADTDDALARCMGNEAFYFKLIGKVLDDKNFEVLEQAIHAKDLDKAFEAAHSLKGVLGNLSLTPVYDPVNEMTELLRSRNDVDYTTYLKAIADKKAELTKLLE from the coding sequence ATGCTTACGATAGATTCACTTAAAGCTTTCGGCGCAGATACTGACGACGCACTTGCACGCTGCATGGGTAACGAAGCTTTCTACTTCAAGCTGATTGGAAAAGTTCTGGACGACAAGAATTTCGAAGTACTTGAACAAGCTATCCATGCCAAGGATCTGGATAAAGCTTTCGAAGCAGCCCATTCTCTTAAAGGCGTGCTCGGCAATCTGTCACTCACCCCTGTCTATGATCCCGTAAACGAGATGACCGAACTTCTCAGAAGCAGAAATGATGTAGACTATACGACTTATCTTAAGGCGATAGCTGATAAGAAAGCCGAACTTACCAAGCTACTGGAATAA
- a CDS encoding multiple sugar transport system substrate-binding protein gives MKKLLSVFLSVLMVAELAACGNTKQDVTTEEGFVPALDTSTSCHINFAGGYDNFEALEAEFDRFNEYYPNVELTYTKIDDYNNMIGMVLNGNDAPDIYVNYSWMYGRDQYSSSIEHAEDLSDPALGLDLGCIRSNIILNTDDGSLPMVPIFSNTYGMLVNNDLFEKEGLEVPTTYTELVEVCEAFRAKGYESPLMGFTQEETTSLYTVSIYPYYCGTVADDPDAVAALNSLDSSAGEYLRPSLEKIDAFVNDCGIDTGVCGEIENNYDAVILRFFEGDVPMMTASGDTVSGTAKRESRSEAFAVNPFSYTFVPVPMSDDGATFLDMSNLQFSVNKDSENLGMANEFMRFLITSEELGNMAQLKGLMSPTKDLSFNSMYAAFGEVPESRTLSLEEIGLTDDAINQMRQAVYEVGTGSMSIDEAVAGYGSLDQ, from the coding sequence ATGAAAAAGTTGTTGTCTGTATTTTTATCCGTGCTGATGGTTGCAGAACTTGCCGCGTGCGGCAATACCAAACAGGATGTTACGACCGAGGAAGGTTTTGTACCTGCTCTGGATACTTCTACAAGCTGCCATATTAATTTCGCAGGCGGCTACGATAATTTCGAAGCGCTGGAAGCAGAGTTTGACCGCTTCAACGAGTACTATCCCAATGTGGAGCTGACATACACAAAGATCGACGACTACAACAACATGATCGGTATGGTCTTAAACGGCAACGATGCTCCCGACATCTATGTTAATTACTCCTGGATGTACGGAAGAGACCAGTACAGTTCTTCCATAGAACATGCGGAGGATTTATCCGATCCCGCACTGGGACTTGATCTGGGCTGCATAAGAAGCAACATCATCCTGAATACGGACGACGGCTCCCTTCCTATGGTGCCTATCTTCTCCAATACTTACGGTATGCTCGTAAATAACGACCTTTTTGAGAAAGAAGGCCTTGAAGTGCCTACTACTTATACTGAGCTGGTAGAGGTATGTGAAGCATTTCGCGCAAAGGGATACGAATCTCCTCTGATGGGATTTACTCAGGAAGAGACTACGTCACTTTACACCGTGTCGATCTATCCTTATTACTGCGGTACAGTTGCAGATGATCCTGATGCTGTGGCAGCTCTTAATTCCTTAGATTCTTCTGCAGGTGAGTATCTTCGTCCTTCCCTTGAAAAGATAGATGCATTCGTGAATGACTGCGGTATAGATACGGGTGTTTGCGGTGAGATCGAGAATAACTACGATGCCGTTATCCTCCGCTTCTTCGAAGGCGATGTCCCCATGATGACCGCTTCGGGAGATACGGTGTCCGGAACAGCAAAGCGTGAGAGCAGATCGGAGGCATTTGCCGTTAATCCTTTCTCCTATACTTTTGTACCTGTTCCCATGTCGGACGATGGTGCTACTTTCCTCGATATGTCGAACCTTCAGTTCTCCGTTAACAAAGACAGCGAGAACCTCGGTATGGCTAACGAGTTCATGCGCTTCCTGATCACATCGGAAGAACTCGGCAATATGGCTCAGCTTAAGGGTCTTATGTCACCCACCAAAGACCTGTCCTTCAACAGTATGTACGCGGCATTCGGAGAGGTTCCCGAATCACGTACCCTCTCCCTTGAAGAGATCGGTCTTACTGACGATGCTATCAATCAGATGAGACAGGCCGTATACGAAGTAGGAACAGGTTCCATGAGTATAGATGAGGCTGTAGCAGGGTACGGTTCTTTAGATCAATAA
- a CDS encoding Mannose or cellobiose epimerase, N-acyl-D-glucosamine 2-epimerase family, whose protein sequence is MDRKYIIDTEENKAFMNELTEDLLKFGHRFPAPTGSSYYLGDDGTPWTDRPRETWITCRMAHVYSIGYILGHKGSEDLVDQALKGIRGELHDDINGGWYPGITADGKILTGKQCYMHAFVILAASSAVLAGRPGASELLKEALAIYDKRFWNDEEGLSCDTWNTEFTVCDPYRGLNANMHTVEAFLAVADVTGNEVYRERAGRIIDHVIAWAENNNWRIPEHFTTDWHVDLDCNKDRPADQFKPYGATPGHGIEWARLITQWAVSTYEDKAEAKNYTDAAADLFNRAVNDAWNADGFPGIVYTTDWDGKPVVHDRMHWTLAEAINTSAVLFRATGETKYADMYSEFLMYLDEKVLDHKNGSWFHQLDRENNVIGTVWPGKSDIYHALQATLIPYCDISVSVAPACRIKRG, encoded by the coding sequence ATGGACAGGAAATACATTATCGATACAGAAGAGAACAAGGCGTTTATGAATGAGCTTACGGAAGATCTTCTTAAGTTCGGTCATAGATTCCCGGCTCCCACAGGCTCTTCATATTACCTTGGTGACGACGGTACGCCCTGGACAGACAGACCACGCGAGACATGGATCACATGCCGTATGGCACATGTATATAGTATTGGTTACATCCTGGGTCACAAGGGATCAGAGGATCTGGTGGATCAGGCTCTTAAAGGCATAAGAGGCGAGCTTCACGACGATATCAACGGAGGCTGGTATCCGGGTATAACCGCTGATGGCAAGATCCTTACCGGCAAGCAGTGCTATATGCATGCTTTCGTAATCCTCGCGGCAAGTTCCGCTGTGCTGGCGGGAAGGCCCGGAGCATCCGAACTCCTTAAAGAGGCTCTGGCCATTTATGACAAAAGATTCTGGAACGATGAAGAAGGATTATCCTGCGATACCTGGAACACGGAATTTACCGTTTGTGATCCTTACCGGGGTCTTAATGCCAACATGCATACAGTTGAAGCTTTTCTCGCTGTAGCGGATGTTACGGGAAACGAAGTCTACAGAGAGCGTGCCGGCAGGATAATCGATCATGTGATCGCTTGGGCGGAGAACAACAACTGGAGGATTCCCGAACATTTTACAACTGACTGGCATGTTGACCTTGACTGCAACAAAGACAGGCCTGCAGATCAGTTTAAGCCTTACGGTGCGACTCCCGGACACGGCATAGAATGGGCAAGGCTGATAACTCAGTGGGCAGTATCAACTTACGAAGATAAGGCAGAAGCAAAGAATTATACAGATGCCGCTGCTGATCTGTTCAACCGGGCAGTTAATGACGCATGGAATGCGGACGGCTTTCCGGGGATCGTTTATACCACCGACTGGGATGGCAAGCCCGTGGTCCACGACAGAATGCACTGGACTTTGGCAGAAGCGATCAATACGTCGGCGGTTCTCTTCAGAGCAACCGGTGAGACTAAATATGCTGATATGTATTCTGAGTTTTTAATGTACCTGGATGAGAAGGTATTAGATCACAAGAACGGTTCCTGGTTCCATCAGCTTGACCGCGAGAACAATGTCATCGGTACAGTATGGCCGGGTAAATCTGACATCTATCACGCACTGCAGGCTACGTTGATCCCTTACTGTGATATATCTGTCTCTGTTGCTCCCGCATGCCGAATAAAGAGAGGCTGA